The genomic segment AATTCATCAACTCTGAAATATCAAATCAAAGTTTTAACTTTGAGCATTTCTCAATTCCAATAGGATATTCAAAAATATTTACCGACAAGGTCAAGTTCAATATACAGCATCTGGTCGGCAATGAAAAACTAGATGGAATCAACCCTAAACTGATGAAGGACATTATAGCTTCAAGGCATCACCTTGAAAATGATGACTGGGGTTACTTCAAAAGAGATATCGGTCCCAGACGTTACAAGAATCTTGTTGAAGCTATGGCAAGAGTCAATCTTGCAACCATTGATGCAAAGGTATCTATTGACTTGAAAAGAATTTTAAGACTTCCGTCATCACTTCACTCAAAAGTCAGTATGAAATGCATGGAAGTTAAAAACAGAGAAACCTTTGATCCTTTTGATAAGGCGGTTCCTAAATTTGTTTATGAAAGAAGGGGTGTTTAGCATGAATGAAACATTCAAAAACATATTACGAGAAAATCAGTATTTTGAAGAAATATCAGAAACCCGATTTGTACCGGAGTATCTTGGACTAATCGTCAACGGCGTAGTGGTTTATCATGTAAACTGGATTGACATTGTAGAGCAGGAAGCTATTTTCATGCACAAGGATATTCAAACCCATCCGATTGTTTCCATTGTACTTGAAAACCTTAATTCATTAATGATAATTACAAGCGACGGAATAAAAAAAGTATTATAAATTGTCAGTGCTGAAGCACTTTTCTATTATTTTTTTAGAAATAACATCGGGAGCGTCGTCTGCCGGAACAACGTTCCAGTTATATGTAAATTTTTGAGACCTTTCACGATTTTCCCTTAATGATTCTATATTTTCAAACATTTCTGTTTGCTCATCACGTGAGCCAATTCTTCTGAGGGATTCTTCGGGAGTGATGTCCAAAAAGAACATGCAGTCGGATGTAGGAAGTATAAAGGCTACAATTTTATAGACAATCGTATTTACGATATTGGGAAGATACATCACCGCCAGAATGTATCTTGAAAATATCACAACATCCACATCATCATTATAATAATACATATGAACTGAACGAATCGCATCAAGCCCGAAATATATTGTAGCTTTGATATGGTTTAATTTTCCTGTTTTAAGCAATGCCTGTTTTGATTTTCTTCCAAATTTATTATCATTGCATGGATGGGACCTGACAGTGACATCCCTTCCTTTCTTCTGATATGCTTCGGCAATCAGATTAACCTGTGTGTCCTTTCCAGATCCGTCCAACCCATCAATAACAATAAATTTCTTCATAATATTCCCTAAAACTATTCAATCGGATAAAATTCAGTGTATTTGGAATTCCTTTCAATCGGATTTCTTCCCAAATCCTTAACCATTCTTGCCAATGTATCAATTGATGCATCAACACCGTCCGGTGCTCCTGAAGCTTCAGACAGTTCATCTCCACCTAAAGTTCCTCCAAGGTCGTTTGTACCGGCTGTCAGTGCCACCTGTGCAAATCTGAATCCCATTTTTACCCAGGACACCTGAATATTCGGAACTATATCCCTTAGCATCAGTCTTGAAACTGCATATAATTTTAAATCCTGAGTTCCGGTAGCTCCAAGATCGGACTGGCCTTCCAAAAAGATTGGAGAATATTCATGCATAAATGTCATTGGAATAAATTCAGTGAATCCGTGAGTGTCTTCCTGAATCTGTCTGATAATGTCAATGTGCTCTACTCTTTCTTCTAAAGTTTCTACATGACCGTACATTATAGTTGCAGAGCCCGGAATTCCAACTTCCTGTGCGGTTTTTACAATATCTATCCATTCGGCTACGCTTACCTTTTCAGGACATATAATTTCTCTGGAACGGTCTGTTAGAATTTCTGCTGCAGTTCCAGGCAGAGTATCAAGACCTGCTTTTTTGAGTATTTCAAAACCTTCAGCAACGTCAATTCCTGATACCAAACAGGCATCCCTGACCATTGTCGGTGAAAAACCGTGAATTGCAACATCAGGATAGCTGTCCTTTAAAATGGTTAGCAGATGTTCGTAATAATCAATATCAGCATCCGGAAGCACGCCCCCCATCAGTGTGAATTCACGAGCGCCGCTTGCTACAGCACCTTCAGCCTTAGCCAGAATTTCTTCGTCACTTAATATGTAGGCGTCAGGGTCATCGGCATCCTTTCCAAATGCACAAAAACCGCATCTTACTGTACAGATATTTGTAAAGTTAATATTACAGTTATTAATGAATGTTACGTTGTCTCCAACGATTTCATGTCTTAAAAAATCAGCAGTTGCTAGTAAGGGATATAAATCAGGCCCTTTAATATTCATTAAATGATTAGCTTCTTCAACAGTGATTGATTCATCAAGAGATTTTGATAAAATCCTTTCTGTTTTAGAAGTGATTGGCAGTTTATCAAACATGATTTTATATTACTCTAAAGTTAAATAAAAAGGTTACTATTAATCTTAATCAATATTTTCCCAAATTAAATGATTTCTATAATTTAAATAAGTTTTTATAATATTTTAAATATAATATTATAAAAGTAAATCAAAAAACAGAAGTGATAAGATGGATAGTAGCGAAGCCATTTATGATAGTCTTAAAGACACAGGAATTGACTTTATCGTAAGCGTTCCCTGCGTAAACCTATCAAAATTATTAGACATGATTGATGAAGATGAAGAAATAATTCACATTCCTGTAACCCGTGAAGAGGAAGGAATCGGAATCTGTGCAGGAGCATATCTGGGAGGTAAAAAATCGGCGATTCTAATGCAGAATTCAGGACTTGGAAACTCCATAAATGCACTGAAATCATTGGATGAACTGTATGAATTTCCCCTTTTAATGATAATGAGCCACAGAGGAACGGAAGGTGAAAACATCTGCGGACAGGTCCCGATGGGACAGTCAACACCAAGAATTCTTGAAGGAATGGACTTTAAATTTTTCAAACCTGAAACTCCAAATGCTGCATACGTTGACATCAAATCAGCGTGGGAATTGTCAGTTGAAGAAGGAAAACCTGTGAGTGTGCTTTTAGAAATTAGGTATTGGTGATAACATGGCAAGATATGAAGCTATTCAGGATATTATGAACCAGATTGACGATGAGATTGTAGTGTGCAACATAGGATTTCCGTCAAGGGAGCTGTATGAAATTGATGACAGGGATAAAAACTTCTATATGATCGGATCAATGGGTCTTGCATCATCAATCGGATTGGGCCTTGCACTTTCAAAACCCGATGAAGACATTGTTGTGATTGACGGTGACGGCTCTCTTTTGATGAACATGGGCTCTCTTGTAACAATATTTGCCACAAATCCTTCAAATTTAACATGGATTGTTATTGACAACGGTGCATATGGTTCAACAGGAAATCAGGATACCTATGCGCAATTGATTGACCTTGTTGATATTGCAAAAAGCGTCGGCTTTAAAAACAGCTATGACTTTAAAGACATTGATTTAAAAGAAATTATAAACAGCAATGATGCAAGTTTTATTGTGTATAACACTGAAGCCGGCAATTCAAAAGCTCCAATTATTGATTTAAGTCCAATTGAAATTAAAGAAAGATTTATGAAAGCTATTAAATAATTTAATAGCTTACAATTTATTTTTAATATATAATACCATCACTGAAAAATGAATAAATGATTTTTAATTTATTAATAATTTATTAAAAACAGACATATTTTAAATATAAAAATATAGAAACCCGTTTAACTAAACAATATATTTATGTTGGAAAAAGAATTTTTTAATAAATTAGGATACGTTAAGGTATCTCCTACAAGAATGAAAACAATGAAAAGCCTGGAACATGAATTTAAATTGCCCTCTGAAATTTCAAAATCAACAGGGTTAAGAGACACACAAGTTTCAAACGCATTGTCTGATTTGAAAAAAGAAAATCTGGTCGTTTGCGTTAATGAAGAATTAAAAAGGGGAAGAATATATATGCTGACTGAGGACGGAAAAGAAATAGTCCAATATCTTTAAAAAAAATAATAGGAGATGTTATAAACATCCCTTATTTAACTGTTATTTTTACATTTTTACTTATTGTATTATAATAAGCATCACCAAATTTAACAACAGCAGTAAATTTACCTTTTTTGGTCAATTTTGTAATTTTAAAAGTGGCCTTACCCTTTGAATTGGTTGTTGCCTTATATGTTTTGCCGCCTACTTTTAAAGTTACCTTCTTGCTTTTCAGTACCTTATTTAAATTGGATTTCAGGGTTATAGTATATGACTTGGTTTTTAGTTTTACTTTGAAAGTTTTGGCTGATGCTGTTATTTTAGGAGTTGCCTTTTTTATAACAAGTTTAGCTTCGCCCCTGACATATTTTGTGTCATCCACTTTAATGTAATATGTGTTTGGAACGAAATTACATGTCAGTTTTGCATATCCTTCAACATCAGTTGAACTTTTATAGATATTAATCAGCTTCCTGTTTTTGTCATATACTGCAAACTTAATAGGCTGTGCTGAAATCGGATTTTCTTTATAGTCAAGAACACGTACTGTAAATGTTTTGGAATCGCCATAAACCTTATTTAAATTGTTAATGATAAAAACAGGTGTTTTGTCTTCAATGGATACTTTTATGGATTTTGAAACCGGATTGAAAATATTGTCACCGGAATATTTTACCAATACATTAAATACACCGGAATCTGAAAATGTTAAATAGGATGCACCGTTTCTTATTCCTGTCGGATATTGATTGCCATCTACAATGAAAGTAATTGTTCCTGTAGCAGAGGAATATGACAGGCTGGCCATTAAAGCATCCTTATCATCGACTGTAGTCATCTTTAATGTAAGTACAGGATTTATTTTTGAAACTGTGAAATTCAGTGAAGATGAAACCTCTTTATAATTTGAATTTCCAATGAATTTGGCAGATACCGTATATGAACCTGCATCCAATCCCATTAAATCAAAAACTGCCTTACCGTTCTCCAAGGCGATTGTATTTTCTCTTGATGCTGCATTAAATACAATATACCCTTCGGCAGATTGTGGAGTTATGCTGGCGGTTATGCTTACAGTACCGTCCTTTTGAGAATACTGCAAAGCAATTTCAGGAGTTGATTTTAAAATGTTTAATCTGAACTGTTTCTGTTCACCTGTAACAGGATTTGTAGCTATAACAGAATAGCTGCCTGTATTTAAATTGACATTAACGCTTGCAACACCGTTACTGTTGGTTGTTGCACTGTACTGCTTGCCTGCAATATTAAAGAATACCCCAGTATTTGAAAGTATTTTGGAAGCTGAATCCATGAAGCTGGCTTTAAATACTGCATTTGAATATTCAGCATTTACATCCATAGCTGAAATTGTTGACAATATTGTAATCTTTGATGTTACTGACACTCCACCGTATTCTGAGATAAAAGCATATTCTCCAGTTTCATAATCTTCTATATCAATTGAAATGATTCCTTTACTATTAGTCGGGAAATTATATACCTCACCGTCAAATGTGCATTTAACAACTTCGCCCACTACAGGATTATTATTATTTTTAACTGTAATTATAAAAGGCTCTACACCATTATACATCTTAACCAAATCAGGGGCGGAAATTGTGATTCTTGGAGTGACTATAATAAAATCAAGTGAGGACATTGCATTGTTAAAGTTGTTGTCTCCAACATAATTTGCAACTGCAGTGTAACTTCCTTCGCTTAAATCAGTTAATGTCAATGCAGCTTTTCCATTTTTAACATTAACAGTGTACTTATTGGATCCGACAGTGAAAATCACATTACCGGTAGCAGTCACAGGTGTTAGACTTGCAGTTAAAGTAATTTGTGAGTCACTTTGGCTTCTTGATAATGTAATTTGAGGATTGGCTTTGGTAATCTGAATTTCAAATTCCTTTTTCTCACCTGTAACAGGGTTGACTGCAGTGACAGTGTGGAATCCAACATCCAGATTAAGTTTTGCGGTTGCAAATCCGTAAACATCTGTGGTTGCTTTAACTGAAGCTGTTCCCACTTTAAATGTTGCTTCCTTATTTACAACACCTTTCCCTTCATCGTCAACAAATTTGACAGTGACGCTTGATTTTAGATATTCGCCTGAATACTGGACTGATGAAATTGTGGAACGCACTTCAAGACCTGAAAGACTTGATTGGCCTCCATATTGAACAAGGACTGTGTAGTTTCCAATATCCAGACCCGGAAACTGCACATAAGCCCGGCCTTTAGAGTCTGTTATTCCGATATAAGTTTTATTTTGGATTGTGAATCTGACAGTCTGGCCTGAAACGCCGCAATTATTTTCATCAACAACATCTGCAAATATTCTGCTGTACTCTCCGTAATACATCCAGACATTGTATGGGTCTAATGTATAATCGTCATCTACAACAGATAAAATCAGATGTGAACCTGTTCCATAAAAATTAACATTTCCGGAGTAGCTCGCAAGAATATCATAAGTTCCTGCATCAAGGTTTATTAATTCCCATGTGGCAGTTCCATTGACAACATTGACATAATGATTTCCATTGAAAAAGAAATTGACATTACCTGTTGCATCTGCAGATGATAAAGTGGCTGTAATGATAATTCTTTCCGCATTTTGAACAGCAGTAATTTCCAAATCTACTGTTCTTTTAAATATATCCAATTTTATACGTTTTTGCTCTCCGGTTATTGGGTTTATAACTGTAACATTATAACTTCCTGCATCCAATGGAATATTTACAAGTACGTAACCTGCAGCTGATGTCATTACCCTAAAGTCAGTATTTCCAATTCTGAATATTACTTCCTTATCTGAAAGGAGGTTGCCCTCGGTATCCAAAAAGCTTGCAAAAAGGAAAGACTGTAAATAAAGTCCGCTTGCATCTTTAGCATCGATTGTTGATTTGACAATGAATTTTGAGGAAACTGATTTTCCACCGTATTCAGATACTATATTATATGTTCCGCTTGGAAGGGTCAAATCAAGGACTGCCTGACCGGTACTGTTTGTTCTTACTGTATAAACCTTATTGTCTACGGTGATTTTTACACTTGCACCGCTGACCGGCAGATCATTGTTTGTTAGGGATACAACGTATTTTTGAGAACCTCCGTAATATTTTGAAACATCTGAAGCCTTGAGAGAAATCCTGTCTTCAACTTTGGATACTACATTGAAATTGAACATTACTACATTTGATATTTCAAGATTTGTTTTATAATAAGCTGTAAGAGAATGAGTGCCTAACTTGGAAAAGCTGATATTCAAAGAGGCCTTTCCGTTTTTAATAGGTGCATAGTAATATGTTCCGTCAATATTGAAT from the uncultured Methanobrevibacter sp. genome contains:
- a CDS encoding Ig-like domain repeat protein, producing MNYKKKILLICSILCIFFAVSTAYASDVNITYDSVHESSISQNYSQSQLNTYDDGRLSISQDDDILAATSVYFDASAAHDGDGSRNNPYKYLKNGRIGYGTVAYFADGIYELSDSLTISSSSSYKTIFVGESIQNTIIRSKLSDSFDFIVSSDSYFALAGLTLDNIHINNQATLVAENVSFVNSVGFTEDEGPSLPYLSDEYDSTYGGVIISNAPRGKENSVYLNRCSFINDCAVNGGVIAAFNSYVNIQNCIFYNSSSTRFGGVVYSSASNVVISNSSFSKNKAGYGGVIYSKASVLKVFDSDFRDSQAYSFGGVIVSDSSDSLVYNSIFNNYQSLSDAGGAIYSLNSTLNVYDSSFTDGKSFFGGAICNLKSNFTLLDSRFSRNFAVYYGGTIYNVYGYAGIQGNTIEDSHADSSGGAICSRLSDSLYLNNNTFVNSTAAYGHIIFVDGDAGSVVEKNNVYQEIYNLVCLYSATLNGEEYVAISNYLTFSVSSNGVYVVPLANDNADDSNYVKFNISVEGNPSPIIYTDINQDNRLLFDLEKYGNKFENEFIEAYIIDEAGDIIYSDVGALTTHENHISDVLFDLNFKNFMILLQYGNLYDINPYSSVPLFNYTVTPQSLPVSYDSRDYGYITPVKDQKRGGNCWAFSGIATLEACLKKATGITYDFSEENAKNLMAAYSLFGWDIESNDGGNLYMFMAYLASWFGPVNDDKDVYDDYSSLSVIYDPALHIQNIYCIPERKNSYDNDLVKRAIMDCGAVSVSTKWDTGSHAITLVGWDDEYTGFDYFNTKSTGAWIFKNSWGEDWYDNGYFYMSYEKEFKNAYTFIFNEDRGYSDIYQYDFSGVTGYRNLPSANTVYSKNKFISSSNDILTAVSTFFYDPTNYSVSVYLNGNLITTQEGYTQAGYYTFPLDKEIQLAKGDEFVVEFKCFGNNGYRLPVCMANVINKVTFSDETSFYSTDGKTWYDLYYSSSVACIKAFTRSPTLKQVNINVNQLNEVKVNEIVTITATIPEYYVVDGHRHYLNGFITFNIDGTYYYAPIKNGKASLNISFSKLGTHSLTAYYKTNLEISNVVMFNFNVVSKVEDRISLKASDVSKYYGGSQKYVVSLTNNDLPVSGASVKITVDNKVYTVRTNSTGQAVLDLTLPSGTYNIVSEYGGKSVSSKFIVKSTIDAKDASGLYLQSFLFASFLDTEGNLLSDKEVIFRIGNTDFRVMTSAAGYVLVNIPLDAGSYNVTVINPITGEQKRIKLDIFKRTVDLEITAVQNAERIIITATLSSADATGNVNFFFNGNHYVNVVNGTATWELINLDAGTYDILASYSGNVNFYGTGSHLILSVVDDDYTLDPYNVWMYYGEYSRIFADVVDENNCGVSGQTVRFTIQNKTYIGITDSKGRAYVQFPGLDIGNYTVLVQYGGQSSLSGLEVRSTISSVQYSGEYLKSSVTVKFVDDEGKGVVNKEATFKVGTASVKATTDVYGFATAKLNLDVGFHTVTAVNPVTGEKKEFEIQITKANPQITLSRSQSDSQITLTASLTPVTATGNVIFTVGSNKYTVNVKNGKAALTLTDLSEGSYTAVANYVGDNNFNNAMSSLDFIIVTPRITISAPDLVKMYNGVEPFIITVKNNNNPVVGEVVKCTFDGEVYNFPTNSKGIISIDIEDYETGEYAFISEYGGVSVTSKITILSTISAMDVNAEYSNAVFKASFMDSASKILSNTGVFFNIAGKQYSATTNSNGVASVNVNLNTGSYSVIATNPVTGEQKQFRLNILKSTPEIALQYSQKDGTVSITASITPQSAEGYIVFNAASRENTIALENGKAVFDLMGLDAGSYTVSAKFIGNSNYKEVSSSLNFTVSKINPVLTLKMTTVDDKDALMASLSYSSATGTITFIVDGNQYPTGIRNGASYLTFSDSGVFNVLVKYSGDNIFNPVSKSIKVSIEDKTPVFIINNLNKVYGDSKTFTVRVLDYKENPISAQPIKFAVYDKNRKLINIYKSSTDVEGYAKLTCNFVPNTYYIKVDDTKYVRGEAKLVIKKATPKITASAKTFKVKLKTKSYTITLKSNLNKVLKSKKVTLKVGGKTYKATTNSKGKATFKITKLTKKGKFTAVVKFGDAYYNTISKNVKITVK
- a CDS encoding thymidylate kinase encodes the protein MKKFIVIDGLDGSGKDTQVNLIAEAYQKKGRDVTVRSHPCNDNKFGRKSKQALLKTGKLNHIKATIYFGLDAIRSVHMYYYNDDVDVVIFSRYILAVMYLPNIVNTIVYKIVAFILPTSDCMFFLDITPEESLRRIGSRDEQTEMFENIESLRENRERSQKFTYNWNVVPADDAPDVISKKIIEKCFSTDNL
- the comE gene encoding sulfopyruvate decarboxylase subunit beta gives rise to the protein MARYEAIQDIMNQIDDEIVVCNIGFPSRELYEIDDRDKNFYMIGSMGLASSIGLGLALSKPDEDIVVIDGDGSLLMNMGSLVTIFATNPSNLTWIVIDNGAYGSTGNQDTYAQLIDLVDIAKSVGFKNSYDFKDIDLKEIINSNDASFIVYNTEAGNSKAPIIDLSPIEIKERFMKAIK
- the comD gene encoding sulfopyruvate decarboxylase subunit alpha, which produces MDSSEAIYDSLKDTGIDFIVSVPCVNLSKLLDMIDEDEEIIHIPVTREEEGIGICAGAYLGGKKSAILMQNSGLGNSINALKSLDELYEFPLLMIMSHRGTEGENICGQVPMGQSTPRILEGMDFKFFKPETPNAAYVDIKSAWELSVEEGKPVSVLLEIRYW
- the cofH gene encoding 5-amino-6-(D-ribitylamino)uracil--L-tyrosine 4-hydroxyphenyl transferase CofH, which codes for MFDKLPITSKTERILSKSLDESITVEEANHLMNIKGPDLYPLLATADFLRHEIVGDNVTFINNCNINFTNICTVRCGFCAFGKDADDPDAYILSDEEILAKAEGAVASGAREFTLMGGVLPDADIDYYEHLLTILKDSYPDVAIHGFSPTMVRDACLVSGIDVAEGFEILKKAGLDTLPGTAAEILTDRSREIICPEKVSVAEWIDIVKTAQEVGIPGSATIMYGHVETLEERVEHIDIIRQIQEDTHGFTEFIPMTFMHEYSPIFLEGQSDLGATGTQDLKLYAVSRLMLRDIVPNIQVSWVKMGFRFAQVALTAGTNDLGGTLGGDELSEASGAPDGVDASIDTLARMVKDLGRNPIERNSKYTEFYPIE
- a CDS encoding MarR family transcriptional regulator, with amino-acid sequence MLEKEFFNKLGYVKVSPTRMKTMKSLEHEFKLPSEISKSTGLRDTQVSNALSDLKKENLVVCVNEELKRGRIYMLTEDGKEIVQYL